The Saprospiraceae bacterium genome includes a window with the following:
- a CDS encoding TraB/GumN family protein, with protein MKRNTLLYRFYKNNDRVHYLFGTMHVGTKAAFSFTEIAKKYIDQVTLYAGEMDLNEAGQLSMMPYFQLEGDLTFSSLFRIKRYMKYRKTVLKSFGVDLADYEKFTPFFISNMLSQKILDDVEVMQSPDYYLWEYAMKSDKIMTGVESVNDQIGYLKRIPLEYQLKSFKDSMKNISGFRKQIFKLNDLYETADMKLMYQKTKKNLGEIRKMMLYERNLKMTEKIIDLTNENLSFISMGAAHLPGKKGVLKLLQNKGYQVEGIYF; from the coding sequence ATGAAGCGAAATACACTTCTCTACAGATTTTACAAAAATAATGATCGGGTACATTATCTATTCGGAACTATGCATGTCGGGACTAAAGCTGCTTTTAGTTTTACAGAAATAGCAAAAAAATACATCGATCAGGTTACATTATATGCCGGTGAAATGGATTTGAATGAGGCTGGTCAGTTATCCATGATGCCTTATTTTCAATTAGAAGGAGATTTAACCTTCAGTAGTTTATTCAGAATAAAAAGATACATGAAGTATCGGAAAACCGTATTGAAATCATTCGGTGTAGATCTGGCTGATTATGAAAAATTTACTCCATTTTTTATCAGCAATATGCTCAGTCAAAAAATATTGGATGATGTAGAAGTAATGCAGAGTCCTGATTATTACTTATGGGAATATGCTATGAAATCTGATAAAATAATGACCGGAGTAGAATCCGTGAACGACCAGATTGGTTATTTAAAGCGAATTCCACTGGAATATCAATTGAAATCATTCAAAGATTCGATGAAAAATATCTCCGGATTCAGAAAACAGATTTTTAAATTAAATGATTTGTATGAAACAGCAGATATGAAACTGATGTATCAAAAAACAAAAAAAAATCTGGGTGAAATCAGAAAGATGATGTTGTATGAAAGGAATTTAAAAATGACTGAAAAAATCATTGACCTTACAAATGAAAATCTTAGTTTTATCTCAATGGGTGCGGCCCACCTTCCCGGTAAAAAAGGCGTACTAAAATTGTTACAAAATAAAGGTTATCAGGTAGAAGGCATTTATTTCTGA
- a CDS encoding Lrp/AsnC family transcriptional regulator: MADYKMDKIDLKILKLLQENSKITNLDLSKKIGLSPAPTLERVKKLEQSGIIQSYHAKVDSSSIGLNVKTFVLVSLAWQKENALDNFIAKVKAVPEITECYIITGDADFLLKIVCKDIPTYEKLLFKTLSQIEEIERLKTLMTLSKVKKEKVLPFDYENVEE, translated from the coding sequence ATGGCAGATTACAAAATGGACAAGATAGATCTTAAGATTCTAAAATTACTGCAGGAAAACAGTAAAATCACTAATCTTGATCTTTCAAAAAAAATAGGATTATCACCGGCACCTACTTTGGAGCGGGTCAAAAAATTGGAACAATCAGGTATTATACAGAGTTATCATGCAAAAGTTGATTCATCTTCTATAGGGTTAAATGTTAAAACTTTTGTTTTGGTATCCCTTGCGTGGCAGAAAGAAAATGCCCTTGATAATTTTATTGCAAAAGTAAAAGCTGTTCCTGAAATCACAGAGTGTTACATTATTACAGGTGACGCTGATTTTTTGCTAAAAATTGTATGTAAAGACATACCTACTTACGAAAAATTGTTGTTTAAGACATTATCTCAAATTGAGGAAATAGAGCGTCTTAAAACATTAATGACATTGTCAAAAGTGAAGAAAGAAAAAGTACTTCCTTTTGATTACGAAAATGTTGAAGAATAA
- a CDS encoding pyrroline-5-carboxylate reductase, translating into MKIAILGCGNMGMAFARSFLKYELVNRDNLLLVEKNKERSELLQKSRDGVVVNTINEDIRNYELVILAVKPQDFNILAEELKTFIVPGQIILSIMAGITIQKIQNSLDHKQIIRAMPNTPAMLGMGITGFTSSEGISIAKLFKVENLINATGRSIYLEDENMLDAVTALSGSGPAYFYYFVKHMVEAGKRMGFDEGTSQLLVKQTMLGAYHLINSAEQSLDDLIKAVSSKGGTTEAALRVFDHHELSEIIIKGVLEAEKRSGELSGA; encoded by the coding sequence ATGAAAATTGCCATTTTAGGGTGTGGAAATATGGGAATGGCTTTTGCCAGATCATTCCTAAAGTACGAATTAGTCAACAGAGACAATCTGTTGTTGGTAGAGAAAAACAAAGAAAGGTCAGAACTTTTGCAAAAAAGCAGAGATGGCGTTGTCGTTAATACTATAAATGAAGATATTAGGAATTATGAGCTAGTAATACTTGCAGTAAAACCACAGGACTTTAATATATTGGCAGAGGAATTAAAAACATTTATTGTCCCCGGTCAGATTATACTATCAATTATGGCAGGGATTACAATACAAAAAATACAGAATTCTCTAGATCACAAACAGATAATAAGAGCTATGCCAAATACTCCGGCTATGCTGGGAATGGGTATTACCGGATTTACTTCATCAGAAGGTATCAGTATTGCGAAACTTTTTAAAGTAGAAAATCTAATCAATGCTACCGGAAGGTCCATCTATCTTGAAGATGAAAACATGCTGGATGCAGTTACTGCATTGAGTGGAAGTGGCCCTGCGTACTTCTATTACTTTGTCAAACATATGGTAGAAGCCGGAAAGAGAATGGGATTTGACGAAGGCACTTCACAACTATTAGTAAAACAAACGATGTTGGGGGCATACCACCTGATAAATTCAGCGGAACAAAGTCTCGACGATCTCATCAAAGCTGTTTCTTCAAAGGGCGGTACAACAGAAGCGGCCCTTAGAGTATTTGACCATCATGAGCTATCAGAAATAATCATCAAAGGCGTGTTGGAAGCTGAAAAAAGGTCTGGCGAGTTATCAGGAGCGTAA
- a CDS encoding RNA-binding protein: MNIFVAKLNYRTSSEALESLFAQYGEVVSAKVIMDRDTGRSKGFGFVEMGSEDAGIAAIAGLNETEFEGQTIVCKKAEPRPQAPRRDNNFRPRERRY, from the coding sequence ATGAACATTTTCGTAGCAAAATTAAACTACAGGACTTCTTCAGAAGCATTGGAAAGCCTTTTCGCTCAGTATGGCGAGGTAGTATCCGCAAAAGTTATCATGGACAGAGACACAGGCAGATCAAAAGGATTTGGATTTGTGGAAATGGGAAGTGAAGACGCTGGTATCGCTGCAATCGCAGGATTGAACGAAACAGAATTTGAAGGACAAACTATAGTTTGTAAAAAAGCAGAGCCAAGACCACAGGCTCCACGCAGAGATAACAATTTCAGACCAAGAGAAAGGAGATATTAA